In a single window of the bacterium genome:
- a CDS encoding SufD family Fe-S cluster assembly protein: MNWKEELDKKAEDAKDKPATLGSDVNMERFKEVTRKIPVISSLTQLSSDVAAKANIVGLSPDENKRSGTFFQQDHSVILTCQKKEIEGLEIESTPQALKRYDWLQEYYWKTVAVDADKYTAQVRTHQQGGYFIRTKPGVKLTLPVQACLFIGTQNLLQPVHNIIIAEENSELSIIAGCTTHPLVSSGMHIGISEFYVKKGATITFTMIHSWAEDVDVRPRTGAIIEAGGTFISNYICLKPVKSLQMYPNAFCVGENARARYHTLLYGQKNSLIDMGARVILSAKGSRAEITTRIVAKEESQITSRGHLIGEKAETKAHLDCRGLLLSNKAIINAIPELSARCEGCELSHEAAIGKIEEAQLCYLMSRGLTEDEATSLIVRGFLDPEIPDLPDHLRQDLKRTIELTSEKAR; the protein is encoded by the coding sequence ATGAACTGGAAAGAGGAGTTAGATAAAAAGGCAGAAGACGCTAAGGATAAGCCAGCAACACTTGGTTCTGATGTAAATATGGAGCGGTTTAAAGAGGTAACGAGAAAGATTCCAGTTATATCCTCGCTTACCCAGCTATCGTCAGATGTTGCGGCTAAAGCTAATATTGTTGGTCTATCCCCCGATGAGAATAAACGTTCGGGAACATTTTTTCAACAGGACCACTCAGTTATTCTTACCTGCCAGAAAAAGGAGATAGAAGGATTAGAGATAGAGAGTACCCCCCAAGCTCTTAAGCGTTATGACTGGCTTCAGGAATATTATTGGAAGACTGTAGCGGTGGATGCCGATAAATACACCGCCCAAGTAAGAACCCATCAGCAAGGTGGCTACTTTATTCGAACCAAACCTGGCGTTAAATTAACCCTTCCTGTCCAAGCCTGCTTGTTTATTGGTACGCAGAACTTGCTTCAGCCTGTACATAATATTATTATCGCTGAAGAAAACTCAGAACTTTCTATTATTGCTGGTTGCACCACTCATCCTCTGGTTTCCTCTGGAATGCATATTGGTATCTCTGAATTTTACGTCAAGAAAGGAGCCACCATCACCTTTACCATGATCCATAGCTGGGCAGAAGATGTGGATGTAAGACCAAGAACAGGTGCTATCATCGAAGCTGGAGGAACATTTATTTCTAACTATATCTGTCTTAAGCCAGTCAAAAGCTTACAGATGTACCCCAATGCGTTTTGTGTTGGTGAAAACGCTCGGGCCAGGTATCATACTCTACTCTATGGCCAGAAAAACTCCTTAATTGACATGGGAGCAAGGGTTATCCTTTCTGCAAAAGGCTCTCGAGCTGAGATTACTACCAGAATTGTGGCTAAAGAGGAAAGCCAGATAACTAGTAGAGGTCACCTGATAGGAGAAAAGGCTGAGACTAAAGCCCACCTTGATTGCCGGGGTCTTCTCTTGAGCAATAAGGCCATCATTAATGCTATTCCAGAGCTTTCTGCAAGATGCGAGGGGTGTGAGTTATCTCATGAGGCAGCTATTGGAAAGATTGAAGAAGCTCAACTTTGTTACTTGATGAGTCGAGGTCTAACAGAAGACGAAGCTACCTCCTTGATTGTAAGAGGATTTTTAGACCCAGAAATTCCAGACTTACCTGACCACCTAAGACAAGACTTAAAAAGAACAATAGAATTAACCTCTGAGAAGGCAAGGTGA
- the pscS gene encoding O-phospho-L-seryl-tRNA:Cys-tRNA synthase — MNLIRTREECYLNLNPLQTGGRTNAAVRLTATSFIDGYSVCDYCKGVLHLIEKPPICQLTKDLADFLGMDEARLTNGAREGKFAVIHALLSPGEVIVVDSNRHYSTYVAAERAGVRVYEVRNTDYPEYEIRPEVYRETFEQVLKETGKPPKLALLTHVDGEYGNLVNAYEVGKICQEYQVPFLLNSAYTAGRMEVKGKELLADFVVTSCHKGFGIPGTIGVLATTEKWIDRLFRKSIKYPKKDIELLGCTARSEASACLITAFPYVKERVKHWEEEVKKARWLVERMESLGEIEQLGVRPKEHDLIRLKTPLFSKMAEKERKKGYFIYYELEKRGITGIKPGQTNWFKLSTYGLTWEQVEYLYSAFSEIARKA; from the coding sequence ATGAACCTAATTAGAACAAGGGAGGAATGTTACCTAAACCTGAATCCTCTTCAGACCGGGGGAAGAACGAATGCCGCTGTAAGGCTCACTGCCACAAGCTTTATTGACGGATATTCGGTTTGTGATTACTGTAAAGGTGTTCTTCATCTGATTGAAAAACCCCCTATCTGTCAGTTAACTAAAGATCTGGCTGATTTTCTTGGCATGGATGAGGCAAGATTAACTAATGGCGCTCGTGAGGGAAAGTTTGCCGTGATCCATGCATTACTCTCCCCAGGAGAGGTGATTGTCGTTGACTCCAATCGACACTATAGCACTTATGTAGCCGCAGAGCGAGCTGGTGTCAGGGTTTATGAAGTAAGAAATACCGACTATCCTGAATATGAGATCAGACCAGAGGTATACCGGGAAACCTTTGAACAAGTCTTAAAAGAAACAGGAAAGCCACCAAAACTCGCTTTGCTTACCCATGTGGATGGAGAGTATGGTAATTTAGTTAACGCCTACGAGGTAGGTAAAATATGTCAGGAGTACCAGGTGCCATTTCTTCTTAACTCGGCTTATACTGCTGGTAGAATGGAGGTTAAAGGAAAAGAACTCTTAGCTGACTTTGTGGTTACTTCCTGCCATAAGGGATTTGGTATCCCGGGGACGATTGGCGTTTTAGCTACTACTGAAAAGTGGATCGATAGACTATTTAGAAAGTCTATCAAATATCCTAAGAAAGATATTGAACTTTTGGGTTGTACTGCCCGTTCAGAAGCTAGTGCTTGCTTGATCACTGCCTTCCCTTATGTCAAGGAGAGAGTCAAGCATTGGGAGGAAGAGGTGAAAAAAGCCCGTTGGCTGGTAGAAAGAATGGAGTCCTTGGGAGAGATTGAGCAGCTTGGGGTAAGACCTAAAGAACATGATTTAATTAGGCTAAAGACTCCTCTCTTTAGTAAGATGGCTGAAAAAGAGCGCAAAAAAGGCTATTTTATTTATTATGAGTTAGAAAAGAGAGGAATAACTGGAATAAAACCAGGTCAAACTAATTGGTTTAAGCTCTCTACTTATGGGCTTACTTGGGAACAAGTTGAATACCTTTATTCTGCCTTTAGTGAGATAGCAAGAAAAGCTTAA
- the sufC gene encoding Fe-S cluster assembly ATPase SufC gives MKLLEIENLFVEINGKKVLNGVNLNIEEGEVHILMGPNGSGKSSLIMSLLGYPHYKIVKGKLKLAGEELNLKPIYERVKLGLAISFQSPPEIRGVKLRDLIRLSAGEPVWKGGKEEVATSFLQKVGLPPELFCQRDVNVGFSGGERKRSELAQVFAQKPKLMVLDEVDSGVDIDSLKMIGRDLSEYIQENHCACLVVTHYRHILSYLKPDFAHIMCGGVIVKSGEPFEMFTRLEERGYCEYLGLCPPGIKDKIEKEIMEKKVIEKEIIEKEMKR, from the coding sequence ATGAAACTTTTAGAAATAGAAAATTTGTTTGTTGAGATTAATGGAAAAAAAGTGCTGAATGGGGTTAATCTGAATATTGAAGAAGGGGAAGTCCATATATTGATGGGTCCCAATGGTTCTGGAAAAAGCAGTTTAATTATGAGCCTTTTGGGCTATCCCCATTATAAGATAGTAAAAGGAAAGCTCAAATTGGCTGGAGAAGAATTAAACCTTAAACCAATTTACGAAAGGGTAAAATTAGGTCTGGCTATCTCTTTCCAATCACCACCTGAGATAAGGGGGGTGAAACTGAGGGATTTAATCAGGTTATCAGCCGGTGAGCCTGTCTGGAAAGGAGGTAAAGAAGAAGTAGCTACTTCATTCCTCCAAAAGGTTGGTCTTCCCCCAGAACTATTTTGCCAGCGGGATGTAAATGTAGGTTTTTCAGGAGGGGAGCGGAAGCGATCAGAATTAGCCCAGGTTTTTGCCCAAAAGCCAAAATTAATGGTCTTAGATGAGGTAGATTCGGGTGTAGATATTGATTCTCTTAAGATGATTGGTAGAGATTTAAGTGAATATATTCAAGAAAATCATTGTGCCTGTCTGGTTGTCACTCATTATAGGCATATCCTCTCTTATCTAAAGCCTGATTTTGCCCATATAATGTGTGGTGGGGTAATTGTAAAAAGCGGTGAACCATTTGAGATGTTTACCCGGCTTGAGGAAAGAGGTTATTGCGAGTATTTAGGGTTATGTCCACCAGGAATAAAAGATAAGATAGAGAAGGAGATAATGGAGAAGAAGGTAATAGAAAAGGAGATAATAGAAAAGGAGATGAAGAGATGA